ttatcatatgatgATTTTCGTgggtgtttttttatatcaacatagtgtattacaaatatcaacaatatgacatAAGAATATCAACACACGTACAAGaaaacacagttttattgatattttacatacactatattgagatttttttgcatttgttgataaCATGTacgaaaatttaaatataatttatcaaatttcattacccgaacatcgtcggaacatatgcaattgagatctcgttagaatcattataaaattatctttaatttgatactatatttttgcgaaaaaataatttaaatcgaaagAGTTACgttaatttaaagttttgagatggttttaatgagagagaattgacattaatacactttaaatttatttaataattagtttaatttaaaatataatccatgtAGCATTATTTCAACCGCTAGATCTCCTAATCATAACTAAAATTTGGTCTTAATTTgtgattgctaattagttagcaattgatcactccctaCAAATACAAACGAGATATACTCACACCCCCAGGCCCCAACCATCCAACCATGTGATTCGtgtatttgataaaaaaaaaagctcTACAAATACAAACGAGATATACACACACCCCCAACCATGTGATTCGtgtatttgataaaaaaaagttaaatagaTGAACAAAAATAGACACTCatactaattttataattgtgttaatagtagttgaatatttacttcaaattcattttagaaatatttttagtatCTTCTTGATAGTTTAGCAGAAAAATCAACAATAAAATTGTGTTAACGGTatgtaaataaaacaaataatactaACAATAATCAACTGCAACTTCTTCACCGTGGAATAGACATTAAAGTGTAAAAATTTGTAGTCCACAATTTTgttttagtagtagtataatatatCGATGCTGAATCAAGTGAGCAGTAACTTATGGCGCAGCTTCTATTAACTGGAGCAGAGCTTCTCCAGAGCCAAGTTCTCGTCGCCACCAACACTCTCGAGAGCACTTCTCACCAAAGCTTCAGAAAATCCCATCTCCACAAGCTTCTGCACCTGCGCAGATTGCAGCGAATTTGGGAATTGTGTTCATTTAATATGCGACAAGTATATATTCATCTGGATTATTACATACCTTTTCCTCAACACCATATGTTCTGGCGAATGCATTTGTCCAGTAATGAGCCGTCCCCACAAACGTCTGATAGTCTTTTAGATACTGAAGAGTGCAGAAGAATAACGACCAATAAACAAGTAGGGACGGTGAAAAAGAACTGATACCAAATCGGTTTTCGAGCAACACAAGGCTGCCATAAAATAGAAGTGTACATGGGAGAGCAAGAACATGGTAAAATTTGTAACATAAGTTCACCAAGAATAAAGATGAAAGCACAATGTCAGCACCTGTTGTGCTACAACAGCATCCTGGGGATCGTCAGGTTCGGGAGCAGATAATAATGCTTGAACAGAAAGAAGTGCTGTTTTCAAAGTCAGCGCTGGGCTCCATTGGTCTTTCAGGATATCAAGGCATATGGCACCACTTTGACTGCTAATATTTGGGTGCCTTTGTTGTAAACAAAGCCATTAAAGAAGTGAAAACATAAGTAACTATGCAAAGCATGATATCAAAACCTTAAATGCAACTGATAAGCAATGGAAAATGAAGTTAATTATGAGACAAGTGTGAAGTTTCCGCAGCAAATAGAATTTggtttataatgaaatgtgatttGCATGCACTCTGGGGGGCCACATATAGTGACGGTAACGTGTTCAATTTAAAATAAGTTCAAtcctcattttaaaaaattgagacACAACCCACTGAACCCAGACTGAAAATTGTGAAGATTTTGGGAACCCACTAAACATCAATCAGCTGAATTAGATTTCTCAATACAAAATTGCAAAACAgaaccaaaaatatattttccacaAAACATTACTCATAATAGTCTTATGGATCAGATTTTTTAATACAGTCAATCTATGTATCTCCTAAAACACATGCCAAGACAAGCACAATATCTAAAGATACAATCACAGACTACCCTCACCATGAATGTAGTAGAAATAGACAAAGTAAGTACTTGAGTCTTTGTTTAGCCTTCATTCATTTCAAACTAGTATTTTATCATCAAGAAATAAATGCACATatctaatttataattttacatTTGCTTATCTAATCCTACATCAGCCTAACAGTTGCTTTTTATTTCCTATGCCAAGGCACTACAAAGCAATTTAAAATTCCACATTTGCTTATCATAGCGGCTTGAGGTCTAAGTATCTCTAACTTATGTTTGAGCCTAGAAAGTACATATACAAAATTACAAACTGAATTACAGCCATGGTGAATATTGAATTTAAGGAAATCGAACTGGCAAATAAGCTAGGAAAACAATCCATACACAAGCTGGGAGTCCTGACCACACCATATTTTGAAAACTACCCATATGTTCCCAGTAGGTTTTTAGCTCCTAAATATGCTATCATTCATTACATCATATCCTTGAAAATTTAAGAAATCATTTACTATCAGAAAGTTGAACTGGAAAGATCCAATAAGCATAACCTCAACCTATACCACTCCATTAATATGTGTATCCCCCTCAACAAGTTCAATGAAAGAAAACCTAGTAACTGAATGCATCATATCGTTTCACTTTCATAGAGACGTGATATTGTTATATGCATGAGCAGACCAGTACACGTAGAAGTTTCAGATGTTCGTTCAAATTCAGTCGTTCCGTAACAAGCAAAACAGCAGTTAAGACTACATATTTATGCATCAAACATTAGGGGTAGAAAGAGCACAAAAATGTAGGTTTCACCATACCACACTTTAGTTGCAAACCGCATTTTGGGAGGCTCAAAAGGGTAACCATCTGCAAAGAGGAGGAAAAAGAATGAAATTGCAAATATTTGGTAATAAACTTAAGATGAAGAGTTACATTTCA
This portion of the Salvia splendens isolate huo1 chromosome 10, SspV2, whole genome shotgun sequence genome encodes:
- the LOC121753235 gene encoding ubiquitin-conjugating enzyme E2 27-like — encoded protein: MVDFGRVQKELQECNKDFEVSGIKVSPQGDTNLSHLLGTITGPVGTPYEGGTFKIDITLPDGYPFEPPKMRFATKVWHPNISSQSGAICLDILKDQWSPALTLKTALLSVQALLSAPEPDDPQDAVVAQQYLKDYQTFVGTAHYWTNAFARTYGVEEKVQKLVEMGFSEALVRSALESVGGDENLALEKLCSS